The DNA window TAAGCAGGGGATGAGTTACGAGGAGTGCTATCAAAATTTTAATGATTTTCTTTCTTTGCCCCACCTGGAGGTGCAAGGGTTAATGACGATGGCTCCTTTGACCGATAATGAAAAAATTATAGCTAAAAGTTTTGAAAGACTGCGTGGGTTAAAAGAATCTTTGTTAAAAGATTATAAACCTTTTAATCAATTACCCCATTTATCCATGGGAATGTCTCAAGATTTTAAGTTAGCCATTCGCGAGGGAGCCACTCTACTACGTATAGGCTCAAAGATTTGGCATTGAATTCTTTTCCTCTTTTTTTCAATTATTTGCCAGCTTTAGATAAACTTGAGCTGGAGCAGCAGCCCTCGATCATCAACTTTTCTAGATTTATCCAGCTCGGATATTCTATCCTCCCTCTTGATTAGATAGGAAGAAAAGCTAGCATTTTTGCTTAAAAATAGTCGTGCTATATATGTCCTAATAATTTATTCTTCTCTCTACTTTTTTATGCCTATAGATAGGGTTTTTATGAATGCTCTGCTGAATAAATTTATGCGTGTGAATAACACTTTTTTACTTTTGGTAGCTGTTTGCTGTGGCCTAATAGCTGGGTACCTGCATAATGAGAGGATATATAGCGTGGCCGAAAGCTTCTCAGCTGTATTCATTAATCTCCTTAAATTGGTCAGTTTACCTATCATTTTTCTTTCCATTGTCTCCACTTCTTCAGGAATGGAAAGTGCGCGTGAGCTAAAAATTTTGGGTCAAAAAGTCTTAAAATATACATTATTAACCACGGTTATTGCGGCTTCTATTGCTTTGATTTTATTTGTAGCTATAGATCCTGTGCGCCCTCATCTTCAGGAAATAAATCTTGAATCGGTAGCCACGATTGAAAAACAGGGAAGTTATGTACATTACCTCCAACAAATTATTCCCTCCAATGTTATCAAGCCTTTTAATGACAACAATGTTATAGGCGTACTATTTATTGCTCTTTTATTCAGCCTTTCCATCATTGCTCTGCCGGCGGAAAATCGCCATATTTTACATGCTTTTTTCTCGAGTCTCTATGCTGCAATGATGAAGATGACCACTTGGATCATCAAGCTCATGCCTTTGGCCATCTGGGCTTTCATTACCCTTTTCATGCGTGATTTACATGAAGGCTTAGAAATCGAAAGTTTGGCTCTCTATTTAGCCGTAGTCATTTTAGCTAACCTGGTACAAGGGATCATTGTATTGCCCCTCCTTTTAAAGTTTAAAAAAATTTCTCCTTTAGGGACTGTGAAAGGCATGTGGCCAGCTCTATCTATTGCCTTCTTCACCAAATCTTCCAATGCCGCCTTACCGATGGCTATGAAATGCGCCGAAGAAAGAGTGGGAGTTTCTCGTCGTGTAGCTAGCTTTGCTTTTCCCCTTTGTACGACTATCAACATGAACGGTTGTGCCGCTTTCATCCTTACTACCGTTCTTTTTGTCTCTATGAGCAATGGGATGAGTTATACACCTTTAGAAATGATTCTATGGGTTTTCCTGGCTACTATCGCTGCTGTAGGAAATGCAGGGGTCCCCATGGGCTGCTATTTTCTTTCGAGCGCTTTTCTAGCTACTTTAAATGTTCCTCTTAACGTATTAGGAGTGATTTTACCTTTTTACACTCTCATTGATATGGTGGAAACAGCTCTGAATGTTTGGTCGGACTCATGTGTGGCCACCATCGTTGACAGTGAAGTTTCTCCCCATACTGCTGCTTCTGCTCTCATTAATGAATCTCCTCTTAGCGCTTAAGATTAAAGATACAAGTAGCTCTAGAAGGTCTGGCCGTCTCTAGCGCTTTATTTAACGCTCATAGCTCAATCCTTAGATAATTAGATCTAAGGATTGGCGCATCAGTTTTTATATTTTTTCTCCTTACTAGACAGACATTCTTCCAAGAAGCAGTCATCTTTTTTAGTTTTTTGTAAGCCTGATAGATGCGATTAGCTCAAAAAAGGCTATCCCAATGATGCCATGGTTTTTTAAGAGGAGAGAGTTTTAGGGCGATGGGGGGATAAGAAGAAAAGGTGAATCTTAGGAGGAATTCTAAGCTTTTCACAAACGTGATAGCGGGCTCGGTCCAAAATCACTAAGGCATGAGAAGAAGCTGGCAGCGATTGATTGATCTGTTCGAGAAGATAATCACTGACTTAGCTATTTAAGAGGGGAAGAATGAGCCCCTCTGCTTTTCCTAAAGCGGGGCAAATAGCTGTCGCTAAATAGAGGGTAGGATAGGCTATTGGCTTAAGTGCTTTTGGCCGCTTTTCTTTTTTCGCTGCTACCTGGCGACAGTTGGGCGGGAGCCCCTAGCTTTGCTTCATCCTCAAACCATATTTCGATCTTGGGCTTAGGAAATTGATTGCTTAAGGCCTCGATGGCTTCTGAAACTTTTTTAAAAGAGGATTTATCTTACAAATATTAATAGTTGCAAGCAAGCGGATAGCTGCCATCTCTCCTTTAGATTGAGTCCAGTCACTCCGCTTGTTTCTTAATGCAGGGTTACAAAGAAGCCTTCCCTTTGGCCCGAGGTTCAAGGGGCGTTAAGCTAGCTGAAAGCCTCTCTTTAATTTTTTGAGCCAACTTATCGGCAGAGCCAGGAAAATAGCTAAGGAAAAGTGAGGGCTCGATCATTTCTACTTCCACCACGACTAGCGCAGAACCTTTCTTGATCACGTCTACTCTAGCATGTAAATAAGGTTGTTCAGTAGCGAGGAGAACCTTTTTGACTTCGTTGATCATCCAAGTAGGTGGGGTAACTGGTTGAACGGAGCCTCCATGTGCACTTTGCACCAAAAATTGCCCATCTGCCGGTTTTTTTAACACACAATGAATAAATTCTTTTTCAAAGAAAATAAAAGACCATTCACCTTCTGTCATGATCTCTTGCATGAAAGGTTGGATAATTAAGTCATAAGGATAATCTTTAAAGTGATCTTGCATTTTTTGAACAGTAGAAGAATTAAATCTAAAAGTGTGATCTCCACTAGCAGAAATACTAGGTTTTATCACGCATTCTTCCCATCCATATTTTTTTAAAAGATCGGGTAAGCTTTTTAGATCTTTAGAAGATAAGTAAATACTATCAATGACCTTAACTCCTTTCTCTGCTAGCTTTTCTAAATAAACTTTTGAAGCATTCCAGCGAATAGTGTTAAGGGGGTTAAAAAGAGGGATTCCTTGTTTTTCAATATCACTTAAGGTTTGCAAGAAAAAATTAAACTTAGCGGTATGATAGTCCCAAGTAGAAAAAACTAGCGCCGCTTGATAGTCTTTCCAATTGGTCTGAGGATCATCCCAAATCACCGAGCGAGCATCTATTTGTTGTTTTTGCAAAGCCTTTATTAATAAATTATCATCTTCTTTAAGTTCGTTGTAATTGCTACTTGTGAGCAAAGCAAGGCTAGCCAGGAGAGTAGTTAGAATCATACATTCCTCAATTTATAAATTTTTATCTAACGCAGGAAGCTAAAAGATTGTAAGCAATAATAGTTTGTTTTTCCATTTAAAATTTTTTTGTAGAGGGAGCTTTAAATTAAAGCTGGCTATCCTTTATCCTTGAAAAATCCATTAATCATTGAGGTCCAAACCAAGGTGCTGGGAGAGAGCTTAAATTATCCATCCTAAATCTTATGACCGAGTGTATAGAGCTGCCTTTTTCAAAACAGTGTTTTTGCTTTAATATTTTTATTTATGCATTTATCGATTGTTCTGCATTTTATTTTAAAGAGACAATAGAAAAGAGTGAGTGAGGATAGGCAAAAATGGATTTTATGCAGGCAGATCGCCAAAAAGTACTAGAAAGGTGAGGTAAGAAGAATTTGATCAAAAACTTGCGTAAAAAGGTACTAATCCGCATTAGTTGCTTAAAAAATTCTTGAAAAATGTATCCCGTAAGATACGATAGAGATATTATGCAAAAAAGGATTTTATGCAGGCAGATCGCTAAAAAGTATTGGCAAGGTGAGGTAAGAACAATTTGATCAAAAACTTGCATAAAAAGGTCCTAATCTGCATTAGTTGCTTAAAAAATACTTGAAAAATGTATCCCATAAGATACAATAAGGATGAAGGAATAGAAATCGAATTATACGAAACAGCAAATGGTAAGCGACCCTTTGAGATCTGGATCAAGGGTATCAAAGAAATCCATACACGGGCCAAAATCCTGGCATGGTTTGATCACTTAAGGCTTGGAAACTTCGGTGATTGCAAAACCTTACCAGAGGGGGTTTGCGAGCTTTAAGATTCATTATGGACCCGGGATTAGAATTTATTAC is part of the Neochlamydia sp. AcF84 genome and encodes:
- a CDS encoding dicarboxylate/amino acid:cation symporter, which gives rise to MRVNNTFLLLVAVCCGLIAGYLHNERIYSVAESFSAVFINLLKLVSLPIIFLSIVSTSSGMESARELKILGQKVLKYTLLTTVIAASIALILFVAIDPVRPHLQEINLESVATIEKQGSYVHYLQQIIPSNVIKPFNDNNVIGVLFIALLFSLSIIALPAENRHILHAFFSSLYAAMMKMTTWIIKLMPLAIWAFITLFMRDLHEGLEIESLALYLAVVILANLVQGIIVLPLLLKFKKISPLGTVKGMWPALSIAFFTKSSNAALPMAMKCAEERVGVSRRVASFAFPLCTTINMNGCAAFILTTVLFVSMSNGMSYTPLEMILWVFLATIAAVGNAGVPMGCYFLSSAFLATLNVPLNVLGVILPFYTLIDMVETALNVWSDSCVATIVDSEVSPHTAASALINESPLSA